In Wenyingzhuangia fucanilytica, the following are encoded in one genomic region:
- a CDS encoding cryptochrome/photolyase family protein, with protein MQKVNVFWFRRDLRLFDNTALNKALAENIPVLPIFIFDDEILEFLPKNDARVSFIYDCLNNINQELNQHKSSLLVLKGTPTEVWKQLFKNYNINAIYTNKDYEPYALERDRNIYKLAKEHQIEFYRFKDQVIFEENEIIKADGKPYTVYTPYKNKWLTVFKERTLTTQTGNDQNFLKQKTSFPKIEEIGFTASLIKVPKFDATKIIDYGKHRDFPSIDHTTHIGPHLRFGTLSIRQVILNLPKQSDVYLSELIWREFFMQILFHFPQAQHHNFKSKYDTIPWRNNEEEFNKWCNGQTGYPIVDAGMRELNATGHMHNRVRMITAGFLCKHLLIDWQWGEAYFAEKLLDYELAANNGNWQWAAGTGCDAAPYFRVFNPTTQIQKFDKDLKYIKKWVPELNELSYPEPMVEHKFARERAINTYKLALESH; from the coding sequence ATGCAAAAAGTTAATGTATTTTGGTTTAGAAGAGATTTACGTTTGTTTGATAATACAGCTCTAAACAAAGCTTTAGCAGAGAACATCCCTGTACTTCCTATTTTTATTTTTGATGATGAAATTTTAGAATTTTTACCAAAGAATGATGCTAGGGTATCTTTTATTTATGACTGTTTAAATAACATCAATCAAGAACTAAATCAACATAAAAGTAGTTTATTGGTTTTAAAAGGAACACCTACAGAAGTATGGAAACAACTTTTTAAAAATTACAACATCAATGCTATTTACACCAATAAAGATTATGAACCTTATGCTTTAGAACGAGATAGAAATATTTACAAATTGGCTAAGGAACATCAAATTGAATTTTATAGGTTTAAAGATCAAGTCATTTTTGAAGAAAATGAAATTATAAAAGCCGATGGAAAACCATACACTGTTTATACTCCTTATAAAAACAAATGGTTAACTGTTTTTAAAGAAAGAACTCTTACAACGCAAACAGGTAATGATCAAAACTTTTTAAAACAAAAAACATCATTTCCCAAAATTGAAGAGATAGGATTTACAGCTTCTTTAATAAAAGTACCTAAGTTTGACGCTACAAAAATTATAGATTACGGAAAACATAGAGATTTCCCTTCTATTGATCACACCACACATATTGGTCCTCATTTACGTTTTGGTACTTTAAGTATCAGGCAAGTCATTTTAAATTTACCAAAGCAAAGCGATGTCTATTTAAGTGAATTAATTTGGAGAGAGTTTTTTATGCAAATTCTCTTTCATTTTCCGCAAGCACAGCACCACAATTTTAAATCTAAATACGATACCATTCCTTGGAGAAATAACGAAGAGGAATTTAACAAATGGTGTAACGGACAAACAGGATACCCTATAGTAGATGCAGGTATGAGAGAGTTAAATGCCACGGGACATATGCACAACAGAGTAAGAATGATTACGGCAGGATTTTTATGCAAACACTTACTGATTGATTGGCAATGGGGTGAAGCGTATTTTGCCGAAAAATTATTAGATTATGAACTAGCTGCCAACAACGGAAATTGGCAATGGGCTGCAGGAACAGGTTGTGATGCTGCTCCTTATTTTAGAGTTTTTAACCCGACCACTCAAATTCAAAAGTTTGACAAAGACCTAAAATATATTAAAAAATGGGTGCCCGAATTAAATGAATTAAGTTATCCAGAACCAATGGTGGAACATAAATTTGCCAGAGAAAGAGCTATTAACACCTATAAACTAGCTTTAGAAAGCCACTAA